GCTACTGGGCATTAGCGTTCACTGTCTTGACCTGAGCAGCGTGACACTGCCTCCTGGAAATGTGACAAACTTATGGGGAAGCTAACAAGTTAGAAACTGTGCAAGACTTAGAAGAGAGAATAAggtagtggaaaaaaaaaaaagaatatgtaTAATATTCCTCAGAAAAGCCCTGGAAAATTTCTTCTGATAAGAATGGGCAAAATCTGCTTTgaagcaagagaaaaggaaattcattCAGTGGTGATCATTCTGATGAAACCTGCAGTTTAGTTAACTGAAAGGGTGGAAGAGTTCCCCACAGTGGTTTTGAGAGAAGTCAATGTCTCACTGTTcccctgtgtgtgtggcttGGATTAAATGtacacaaaggaaaaagttaaGAGTCAAGGGACTGCACCTGGCTCAAGAGAAGCCACAGAGTCTCTTCACTTCATTGCCTacctgcagaggctgcagaaaatgttctttccttgGATGTGTCTCTGGCCAGATCATTATCCCTCACTGCACCAGTCCTGCCAGGACACATCTGCTTGTGCAAAATCTGATCCAGCAAAGCCTGCTGTTCTTTGAGAGACAGGAGGTTTCAGGACATGCAAGATGCACAAGAAGTTTCCACTTGCTCCGTTGCCAATaactgtttctctttttgtccACAGGCCCCACAGTATCGGAATTAGTTGTGATAGGAGAGGTTGGTCAGGACGTCACTGTGCCCTGCCACTACAGTGTGCGGGACAGAAATGGCATCACATCCATGTGCTGGGGTCGGGACAGGTGCCCCAGCTCCAAGTGCTCCCGGCCCATTATCTGGACAGATGGCTGGAGGgtgacagagcagcacagcagcaggtaCCAGTTGAAAGGGGACCTGCAGAGCGGGGACGTGTCCCTGACGATCGTGAGCGCCAGGGAAGCAGACTCTGGGATCTATTGCTGCCGTGTGGAGCTCCCAGGCTGGTTCAATGATCAATTAATTAATCACAAAGTTGTGGTAAGGAAAGGTGAGTGCAGAGGAGTGCTCTTGTGAGTACTGTTGTGGTGGatctgctcctggctctggaCTTCAAAGCTTGTGGTGGAAATGATTTCTGCAATCATCCATGAGACTGATCCTGAGGACCTTGCACATCTGCTGTTAGTGGTACCTCAGTTCAGCTGCCTTGGGCAATGTTGTTATCCCACTGCAGCCACTGCAATTAAAAAAGGACATGATGCTTTCGTGGAGTGTTCGTAGAAACACtgaaacatttgaaagaaaGGGCAGCATAAAGTATTTATCCAAAATTTTATTGCTGCACCTTTGTCATTGAAAGCTGTGTTTGATTTTCCCTGCTTGATTCTAGATGAAAGCCCAGGAATGCAAAATTGGTATAGGGAAGCTTTTTATCAGTTCttcctttgatttttcatttttcccttgcttGTGACACTATATAGAACAAGTGGCTGACAAATGTACTTCTGCTTTGCtagaaaatttttattatggAAACACTGTCTCTTTCTCACTAAACAAATACCCAATAGGTTAATTAtgtgttgattttgttttatttttttaacatcagcAACGATCTCTACTGCAAGTCCTCACACTTACACCTCTGAACAGACCTCAGGTAACTTTTTCTGGGTGTTAACAGCATATACAAGCCATATTGTAAATGGGGAAtcttaggaaggaaaaaaaatatgatgatAGATGATAGAAATGTCTTGGCTAAAATTTATTAGATATTACCAAAGATCAGAACTTGGATTTAAATTTTGCTTGATATTATACAGAGTCTAACAGAAGGAACATGTATATTTGGGAGGAAGCTGCTTCCAGATGTGATGCTTAAGTAGATGTTTTAGTGGTGCTGCAAGGTTTGCCTTTATTTGacagttgttttggtttgttgggttttttttgtggtataAAATCTAACCTCATCTTCTAGAAATGCATCCCATTGATGGAAAAACACAACTGTTTAATCAGAACTGTTTTACTGGACTAGTTCAAAAGAGCATCCAATTAAGGCTTCTGCCTCCTGTAGCAGTCAGCAGCAGATGATTAAGGAGGATGGTAGAAAAATGACATTAATTTTGTGATACAGTGCCAAATTATTCTTCCACCCTGGTTTAAGGTGTGTCCCAGAGGCTGCCCACGGCCTCTGTGCACATCTAATGATGTGAGGTCCCTCACTGCAGGGAAAGAGACAGTGCTCAGCTATTCCTCACTTGTTTTCTACATTCCCCTCACAAGAGAATAAACTTCTATCATGAACCCATTCAGCTGCATCTTTTCCAGTCTGAAAAAGACAACTTTAATTTCCACTACACAAGAGAAACCTCATGGTGTAGCAATGGATTATTCTCtggattctgaaaaaaaagaatcagggatgccatttgtatttcttccttatcttGGATGTTTCCAGCTAAGCAGCTCCAAATTAGTGTTACTACAGTTGCATTTCCTTTTTGGAAGGAGAAGTGAAAACTTTCTCAGACAGTTTCTATTCTAGTTGCAAGTAACATTGGTTCCAATCTTAGAACTCAGGGGTTTTCTTATCCCTGTGACCTCCTCTTTAGCTGATGGTGGAACAGTGTTTGAAGTTTTCAGAATACAAGGTAGTGTATGCATGTTCACACAGAGGGAGATTGAAAAAGGCAGGTGGCCATGTGGCTCTGATTTAGAAATACTCCAGAATCTCCAGTGGAAGCTGATGATCCTGTCCTCTTCAAATTAGAGCTTCTGAGATAAGGGTAGCAATTTCAAACATAAAAGCCACCAGCTGGGGTTGGCATAGAGTGAACAGgagattttgttttcaggagGTTTTTTATGTCATCTGACAACACAGGGAGAAACTGAGAGTGATGATAGATAAGACAGAAATTTGTAGCTTTTAACTTTAAATGTTGCAaacagctgtgctctgggaaaTTACCTCAAAATGTGCTGCAGGTCCTTATgcaaaaatatcacattttgTTCAGTCTGTTTACTGTATAGCTGCCTGAGGCTTTAAAAGTATCACCTGCTTTCTGTGACTCTGCATCATGTGCTGCTTCAAGGCCTTGAGCTTCATCAGTTTTCAACTGATAACCTAAGTTTGCTTGATGCATCATTTTTTGcttcaaggccaggttggatggggcatTGAGAAACCAGGTGTAGTGGAAGACGTGGAAGAAGTGGATCCCACAGCAGGGGATTGCAATGATATggtctttaagatccctttTAACACAATCTGTTTTATGATCCTATGATCACTGCTTCTTGGCTCCAGAACTGACTGGTAACTCCTTCCCAGTGCTGAGATAACAGCAAGAGCCAAGTATTTCTAAAGAAAGAGTTCAAAGCTCtgaaaagaacagcagaaacTTCAATATTCAGAGTTTTGTGCTGCCCTCTGAAGGCACCAACTTCTTATGATATGCAGAGCCCAGTTCACTGTCTTCTGATACACACAGAAGTTTGGGGTCCCAAGTCAGGAGTACAAATTCTTCTCTCGAGGCAGAGCAGTTCTCTGTGCAAGTGATGTGTTTGTCTTGCCTTTGCTCAGCTCCTGACAGCACCAGTGAATCCTCCTTTACTACCACAAGGACCTGGCCATCGGTTTCTGCTTCAGAAGTTCCTCAGACTGTAAGCATCAACCTTGCTGTAGCACACCTAGACAGAGTGGATGGGCCTGAGAGGTTACTGGGTCATCCCTACAGGTCACTTCCACTGCTTTTGTCTGATTGCAACAGAGTATTGTTTTGTAGTCTGTGTTTTTAGTGGTTATAAAGACTGCTTATGTGCTCATTATgagagagggggggaaaaagacCCTGCTTAGCATGCATAAAGTACTTCCCTCTTGAGGAGGAAGAGCTTTAGCAAcatctgtatttcctttcagGCCTCTACTCCCTGCTCAGGACTCTCAGACTGCTTGGATGGGACTACAAACCTGCAGGTATGGTAGGATGTAGGCAAGAGTGGAACTTGGGCCACCTGAGAGCACAGTGGGGGTCAaacaggcagctctgtgtgtcctgctgAGTCCTGCAGTGACATCAGGAGACATCttaactcattaaaaaaattcaccaaaTATCATTAAACCTGAATAAATGGCATTTGTTATAACTTCAGGTCTCCTGAAAATCTCAAAGACTGTGTTTAACAGCACGGTTCACACAATTGTTGTGGAGATTCTGCTTGAAACTGGACCTGTTTCTCAAATTAAGCTTTTGGTCTCAGGTGTACTTTTCCTGCAGAGTTGTAAAAGACACAGAAGTTCTTTGGGTATTGCATGGACTTGTTGCTGTCAGTTCCACTAATGCTCCTTGGCTTGTGTTTGACAGAACACGTCTGTATCGCTGCCCAGTCAGCAGCACCCAGAACGTGGGCTGTACATTGGGGTTGGCTCGTGTGCAGCACTTCTGCTCATCCTGATTTTGGCTCTGTTCCTCACTAAACGTAAGTACTTCTCATAGGCAGTTACTCAAGGATTGCTCAGGTTTGTGCAGTCACAGCTGTGGCTGATGCCACGTCTCCCActtcagagcagggagctgagatCCCTGGAAACctctgagctgtggctgctcacaATGGGAATTTCCTATCCTGAAAACATTTGAAGTTCCCTTATTTAGTTTTTTACACTTTAATTTATCTTGGAACCCACTACTTTTCTTCTAATTGTTTAAACAAAAtgatttgtttaaattattgtttttttctttattttcattatggATGGTCCTTAGAATATTTTTACAACACAAAGAAGATGGGTGGTTCTGCAGGGTAAGttttctgttcctgcttttgCTAATAGGACAAGTGAggttgcagaaaaataaatgtcagtgtGCTGACCATTCCATCACATACttgggctttattttttaacctcaagttaacagaaaagaaatataaaagaaactAACAACTCCTTCTACTTCTTGTTACTTAATAAGCAAAAGTAAATGTCACTGTCATAGCTTAGCATGTCATAGCATTAGGGAGCTTGCTAATCTCAGGTGTGAATTGTCTCATAAGTGGAAAGATGATTCATCATCAGTCATGATCACATGTTTAAGcgtattttgcattttctagtGAGCTGGTTGATCTGTTCCTATGTGGTTTTATTGTCTGTTTAACACCATGGTTTTTACTCTTTTGTGCAGCTTTGTTGTATTTCAGAGGCCACAAGGTGTGGGGAGCCATACTGCCCTGGAAGATGAGAGTcatgcagaggaaaatgtttATATCATGGACTAAGGACTGGATGCATGGCTGCCTTTGTCATTGCTGGGACAGTAAAAAGTTTGCAAAATGTTGGCTGCTCCCTCTGTTCAGCAGCTGAACGTGACTGCACTACTGAAGCATTATTCACATCctaataataaaacaaataaaagctactcttttaattaaaatctttttcagCCTGTTCCAGAGACAGAAACCAAAACTGGCATTAGTGGAACTTCCATTTCCTAAAGAAAGTTATGATTGTATTTATTATCTGCTTCGAATTCTCGCTTccttgctggaaaaaaaaaaaaaaagaggaagtgCCAGAAGGGCACAATTGTGTTCACTGTGGATTCTATCTGCCACCTTCCACAGAGTCTGTGCCATCAGAGGGCAGAAGCAATCTCAGAGCTGTGTGACAAAGATGTCACAGGGCCAATCTTGGTATTATTAGTAATTTAATACACACTGAGTTGTATTTCCATTGAAATCAGGGATGGCCTGTTCTGGTAACAGCTCAGTAATGCAATATACTAATGCCTGTCCACCTGGATTTAAATCTGGAGGAGCTATGGCTGCTCAGCCCCGAGGGGATATCCTTGAAGCCTACAGCATCAGCACATCAGTGGACAGAACAGTCACAGCTTGTGTGCAGAGAATTATGATTAAGTGTGATGTTTTTTGGCAAAGTACATCactgtttttctgtggttttctccTCGGGCATATCTTTACCCTGAGAAGCCCTTGGGGTGGAAAATCTGAGCAACCTTCCCAcctacctttttaaaaataatgaaattcttTTCTTAGCTTGCAGAGAAATCATGGGCATTCCACAAAATATTGGCTGGAAGTTGGCCTTGCCTTCACACATCTCTAGATATCAACTCTTAATTCTTAAGAATGTTGAATTTGTTTGATGGATTTTACCTCATAAATGGGAAATATCTGTGGCCAAGTGCCTTTCCTCTATTGCTCCTCAGTTAGTGATGTGCCTCAGCTTTTATTCTCTGCAAAACTAAACTTTGATTTACTTCAAATAAATGGAGTCAGTCCTGTGAGTATGAGTTGCTGAGGGAGAGACACAACACACCCAAATCATCTGTAAATGGAAGAATAATTGTCCTCAGTTGTTTTTAAGAACACATTTTAAACAGAGGCTggagaaagagctgaaaagcagcacaggcaggagagaCCCCAACTCTTACCAAATTTTGGTCAAATCATTGCtgccacaggaaaaacagatgcACCACAAACTTTCTACCACTGAGGTAATTTTAAACTCCAAAACGATTTCAACAATGCACTGAGGCATAAAGGCACAATAATAAAATCAGTGAGTATTTATGTTAGCAGCTGGGATAGGATCTGGTTGTGCTTTAGGGGGAGCTGGGGTCAGTGGAGAAGTTGTCCCTCCTTGTCCCAGCTGGTGGAGGTGGGAGGGCTCgggctggctggggagggcagtggTTACCCCAGGGGTCACACCTGGCTCAGGTGAGGTCTTGCAGATGAGTGTTCATGCAAAGACTCACAAAGGAGGGAAATGTTGGAGGTTTTTCTCACAAGCGGGACAGGACTGCTGGGTGATGTGTCACAACCTTTTGTTTTGGGCACCAAACTTGTGCCACAGGAGATGGCACAAGCTCATGTCTGCCATGAGCAGCTGATCTCTTTGTTatagaacattttaaaagtttttcagcCAATGGCATTTGCTAAAGCTCACAGACAATTGTTCTATTCAATCACTAAAGGTATACGTACTCCTTCTTCAAACaatgcttgtttgtttgctttctgtttacAGTACATAATACTCTATTATTAAGCTTATATTATTAACCTTCTATTATCTTGgtaagcatatttttctgcagtcttaAGTTCTATCTTGACCAAGCCTAAAACCTCAACTATTGTTTAATGTCCTTGCATATTGTATTATTGTATCTTCTTTACTTTCAGGCTTTGCAGCTGCAGCTAGCTGTAagttctctgttttttcttttctgaggcctattttcacagcttctgaaaGTCTTCTTACTTTCACTGTTTTACACAGGAAAGGTTCATCCTGCTAAGAAAGGAAGCAATGGAAAACAAACTGGGACAGGTGACCTTGGGGTGCTTTGTATTTTCACTGGTGATCTCTGTTCTTCTGGGATCTCTGTTGCAGCAGGCTGAAAAGGCTGAAATTGAAGGTGAATTCATGGCTGACTGAAGAGTAGGAACACAGAAATTGGGTGATCACTGATCCCAGGGACAGGAAAAGTGATGGACAAAACCAGCTCTGCCATTTTCTGTCTTCACATTGTGTGTAGCTTTGTGGAAGAAGGTACTGAAACCAGAAAGGACCTGCTGGCATCAGactgtatttttgcatttgacTATTAATAACAATTACTAACCCAAAGTCTCTGCCCCTGCTGCAGATGTTGCTTTCCTTCTGCCCAGCTGAGCAtgttgctgctgcaggctccagcccatgagaggagctggaggaagtcTGATCTGGTCTCTGGACTGGCTCTCAGGAAACATCTTCtgcaatttctgctttctgcaatTTTATGTAATCAGCCTCTACTGGGGTCAGAATTAGACATGTGTGGGATCTCCAAAATCATCTGATTTCAACTTCCTATGCTCTTATGGAGTTTGTGGGCCCGCCTTAAGACTCCTAATCATAAAAGATGCTTGTCTGTAAggacttttaaattaatattaaagacTAATTCAGGCTAATCCTTGCTggttttaatgtaattttttttcattaaaaaaaagtttttaatgtaaaataaacttCTAAAGTATCCGATAACCAAAATCTTGAATCAAGCAAAATCTTTCTGCTTTGCAACTGCTTGGTAAACAGACTTTACAAAGGTTGTGTGGAGCAAGAGCTTTGCCTTGGGCATGCAGTGAAATACACATCCACAAAGGCAGAAGCTCCCTGGGCCTCTCATTACCTGCACTCGTGTCAGTGAATCTTGGAACTGGCATTTCAAACTGAGCCTGAGAGACAAGCAGGTGGCACTTGGAACCCATTCAGCCATCAGGAGATTGTCTGGCAGCACATTGAGCTGATGAGGCTGATGGGCTGAAAACTCTCTTTTTTGAGACACCTCTGCCTTTCCTACGTGCAGGAAGCCACTAGATAGCAGTACAGAGGCAGAGAGTGACCCATGTGTCTGTGGTTCTTCCCTGCACACTTGGATTTTGGATGGTCTTTTCCAGTAcactctgctgctgttggcCCAGCCTTGCTATAAAAACAAAGCTGATGGGATGCTGTGCTCATCCTGTGCCTTTCCTGGTTGCCTGTGACATACTGTCCAGTCCTGTCTGGACAAGCTTCATGGAAATTTGTAGCTGAATAATGACCCAAGTTTGTGCCTCAGGTGAGattcagctgctccctgcactggCATCAGCTGAACATCAGctcacagccactgctgggTGGTGAGTAATGGGAGAAACTGTGATcattgaagggaaaaaatctcCAGGATATTGGATGCCTTGGGTTTCATTAGTTCTgttcacagagcagctgtgccatTGTATGAACTGTACCTGGTAGAATATTGGTATTTTACTCATTGCCTTTACtgctaaaattttatttgcttttttcagtGCTAGCAAGCAGAAGGGTGATATTTTCATGGGCTTGACTATCATGATAAGCCCAAAATCTCATTACTAAAAGTGTAATGCCTGGTTAAAAGCCCATCATTTTATCATTTGAGCTTGGAATTGCACTCCAGTTTGCACTGTGCTACATTTATTTGCACAGAATTTTGTCTATCTGCAATTCTTCATTCCTGACCTTACTGCCCTGAATTACTTTTGCTTTATTACTCAGCTGTTTCAGAGAAGAACTTCCAGACAACTTATTTGTCAATTggtcagaaagaaataaaacagtcagAAGGAGTGAAACATATTTCTTGAAGATGATGTTGCATTTCTTTGGGAAGGATGTGGTTTTGGCAACAAAACATTTGCAACTTCCTCCAAGGCTAtctttgcaaacagaaaatacGAATTTGGGGAAAGAGAGGGGTCTTCAAGCAGAAGGCAGAAGCATGGGAAATAAGGGATTAGGCAAATGTAAGTGAAGAGAAAGTCTGAGGGGAGATTGTGCCAAATATTTAGGGGTGCAAAAGCACAGAATTTGTTCTCAGGACCCTGGAACAGAAGTGGGCCTTTAAAGTTCCAGGCAATGGCAAAGCAAATAGAATATTGAAATTTCTGGTGATAATACCATACTGAGTGTCTTGGAAGAGGAAAGGTGAGAAGGGCAGCCTGTTCCCAGGGTTTACTGCCCTCTTGCTAAACACTCCCCAATGTCCAGTGTAAACCCCCCTGGTGAGCTTGGAATCATCCCCACGTGTCCTGTCAGTGGATACCAGGGAGGAGAGATCAGCACTTCCCTGTCCATGtcccctcctcaggaagctgcagagagctctgagctcctctcagcccccttttctccagccctggatcctcagctgctccttgatGTTCATTCCAGCCCTTGCCACCTGCTCAGTTGGCCCCATCTGGGTACATTTATGTACCTGAATGTCCTTAAGTGGTGCAGACAGAGCTCCaagtggggctgcagcagcgcTGAACACAGTGGGAGATCCCCTCTTTGGCCAGTTCCTATCCGGAAGCGTCGGAAAGAAACGCAGCGTGTAAAATCTGGAAATGGAGAAATGAGACTTCAGTGGGACTCACTCAGTGcctctggaaaggaaaagatctggttttctcttcttccactCGCTGCCCTGGTGTCTCCATCAGCCAGAATGTCCCATTCTGTGCTGTTTCACTGGATGATGATACAGA
The Parus major isolate Abel chromosome 13, Parus_major1.1, whole genome shotgun sequence DNA segment above includes these coding regions:
- the LOC107210763 gene encoding hepatitis A virus cellular receptor 1 homolog isoform X2, coding for MLSYICLNWVLLVIFTGPTVSELVVIGEVGQDVTVPCHYSVRDRNGITSMCWGRDRCPSSKCSRPIIWTDGWRVTEQHSSRYQLKGDLQSGDVSLTIVSAREADSGIYCCRVELPGWFNDQLINHKVVVRKAPDSTSESSFTTTRTWPSVSASEVPQTASTPCSGLSDCLDGTTNLQNTSVSLPSQQHPERGLYIGVGSCAALLLILILALFLTKQYFYNTKKMGGSAGFVVFQRPQGVGSHTALEDESHAEENVYIMD
- the LOC107210763 gene encoding hepatitis A virus cellular receptor 1 homolog isoform X1, producing the protein MLSYICLNWVLLVIFTGPTVSELVVIGEVGQDVTVPCHYSVRDRNGITSMCWGRDRCPSSKCSRPIIWTDGWRVTEQHSSRYQLKGDLQSGDVSLTIVSAREADSGIYCCRVELPGWFNDQLINHKVVVRKATISTASPHTYTSEQTSAPDSTSESSFTTTRTWPSVSASEVPQTASTPCSGLSDCLDGTTNLQNTSVSLPSQQHPERGLYIGVGSCAALLLILILALFLTKQYFYNTKKMGGSAGFVVFQRPQGVGSHTALEDESHAEENVYIMD